A single window of Oerskovia paurometabola DNA harbors:
- the rfbB gene encoding dTDP-glucose 4,6-dehydratase, with the protein MRLLVTGGAGFIGSNFVHQTVRERPDVEVTVLDALTYAGDLSSLAPVADRITFVKGDVSDAELVDRLVGASDLVVHFAAESHNDNSLDDPSPFVQTNVIGTFTLLEAVRKHGTRYHHISTDEVYGDLELDDPERFTASTPYNPSSPYSSTKASSDLLVRAWARSFGIQATISNCSNNYGPYQHIEKFIPRQVTNLIDGIRPRLYGAGQNVRDWIHVEDHNSAVWAIIDAGRAGETYLIGADGEKNNLEVVQTLLEIFGRTPDDFDHVADRPGHDLRYAIDSSKLRDELGWTPRYTDFRQGLEATVDWYRANESWWRAAKAETEAKYAKVGQ; encoded by the coding sequence ATGCGTCTTCTCGTCACCGGCGGAGCCGGTTTCATCGGCTCCAACTTCGTCCACCAGACCGTCCGCGAGCGTCCTGACGTCGAGGTGACGGTGCTCGATGCGCTCACCTACGCAGGTGACCTCTCGTCGCTCGCGCCCGTCGCCGACCGGATCACCTTCGTCAAGGGGGACGTCTCGGACGCCGAGCTCGTCGACCGTCTCGTCGGTGCGAGCGACCTCGTCGTCCACTTCGCGGCCGAGTCGCACAACGACAACTCGCTGGACGACCCGTCGCCGTTCGTGCAGACGAACGTGATCGGGACCTTCACTCTCCTGGAGGCCGTGCGCAAGCACGGCACCCGGTACCACCACATCTCGACGGACGAGGTGTACGGCGACCTCGAGCTGGACGACCCGGAGCGGTTCACGGCCTCGACGCCGTACAACCCGTCGAGCCCGTACTCGTCGACCAAGGCGTCGAGCGACCTGCTCGTCCGTGCCTGGGCGCGGTCCTTCGGGATCCAGGCGACCATCTCGAACTGCTCGAACAACTACGGCCCGTACCAGCACATCGAGAAGTTCATCCCGCGCCAGGTCACGAACCTGATCGACGGCATCCGCCCGCGCCTGTACGGCGCCGGCCAGAACGTCCGCGACTGGATCCACGTCGAGGACCACAACTCGGCCGTCTGGGCCATCATCGACGCCGGGCGAGCCGGTGAGACCTACCTGATCGGTGCCGACGGCGAGAAGAACAACCTCGAGGTCGTCCAGACCCTCCTCGAGATCTTCGGGCGCACCCCCGACGACTTCGACCACGTCGCGGACCGTCCTGGCCACGACCTGCGCTACGCGATCGACTCCTCCAAGCTGCGTGACGAGCTGGGCTGGACCCCTCGCTACACGGACTTCCGTCAGGGCCTCGAGGCCACGGTGGACTGGTACCGGGCGAACGAGTCCTGGTGGCGCGCTGCCAAGGCCGAGACCGAGGCGAAGTACGCGAAGGTCGGTCAGTAG
- a CDS encoding LCP family protein, whose translation MGGAQQQPGSASRPAAAASRPSAPRGARPSTRPTGSPPGTRPPSTRPPVTAGGPRGRRRGRRLATTVGVLALVLLIAWPVGLLVWANGKIQHVDALSGASGTAGTTYLLAGSDARGGDGIAEDGTEGARTDTIMILHKPASGPAALISLPRDSFVEVPGRGPAKLNAAYSWGGAPLLVQTVEGLTGLTVDHFVEIGLGGVSNVVNAVGGVELCLDYDVNDPNSGLVWTAGCHDADGTTALAFARMRYSDPKGDIGRGERQRQVIGAVSQKAVDASLLVRPGDQVSLLGAGIGALEVDEKTGIVDLGKLALAFRAANGPDGVTGTPPISDPDYRPGGVGSTVRLDPDLSPAFWADLRDGKLPAGVVGGLPQS comes from the coding sequence GTGGGGGGCGCACAGCAGCAGCCCGGGTCGGCCTCTCGGCCGGCCGCCGCGGCCTCGCGGCCGTCGGCGCCTCGCGGTGCCCGACCGTCGACGCGCCCCACCGGCTCGCCGCCCGGGACGCGCCCGCCGTCCACCCGCCCACCGGTCACGGCCGGCGGCCCGCGGGGCCGCCGGCGGGGGCGACGCCTCGCCACGACGGTTGGCGTCCTGGCCCTCGTCCTGCTCATCGCCTGGCCGGTCGGCCTGCTCGTGTGGGCCAACGGCAAGATCCAGCACGTCGATGCTCTCTCGGGTGCTTCGGGGACCGCGGGAACCACCTACCTCCTCGCGGGTTCCGACGCGCGCGGCGGTGACGGCATCGCCGAGGACGGCACGGAGGGCGCCAGGACCGACACGATCATGATCCTGCACAAGCCGGCGAGCGGCCCCGCCGCCCTCATCAGCCTCCCGCGCGACTCGTTCGTCGAGGTTCCCGGCAGGGGGCCCGCCAAGCTCAACGCGGCGTACTCGTGGGGCGGGGCACCGCTCCTCGTCCAGACCGTCGAAGGGCTGACCGGGTTGACGGTGGACCACTTCGTCGAGATCGGCCTGGGCGGCGTCTCGAACGTGGTCAACGCCGTGGGCGGCGTCGAGCTGTGCCTCGACTACGACGTCAACGATCCCAACAGCGGGCTCGTCTGGACTGCCGGGTGTCACGACGCGGACGGCACGACGGCCCTGGCGTTCGCCCGCATGCGCTACTCCGACCCCAAGGGCGACATCGGCCGTGGGGAGCGCCAGCGGCAGGTCATCGGGGCGGTGAGCCAGAAGGCCGTCGACGCGAGCCTGCTCGTGCGCCCCGGGGACCAGGTCTCGCTGCTCGGTGCCGGTATCGGTGCTCTCGAGGTCGACGAGAAGACGGGCATCGTCGACCTCGGGAAGCTCGCGCTGGCCTTCCGGGCCGCGAACGGCCCTGACGGCGTCACCGGCACGCCACCGATCTCCGACCCGGACTACCGTCCTGGCGGGGTCGGCTCGACGGTGCGTCTCGATCCCGACCTGAGCCCGGCGTTCTGGGCGGACCTGCGCGACGGGAAGCTGCCCGCGGGCGTCGTGGGCGGCCTGCCCCAGTCGTAG
- the purE gene encoding 5-(carboxyamino)imidazole ribonucleotide mutase, with the protein MTESTPTVGIVMGSDSDWPVMQEAAAALREFGVAIEVDVVSAHRMPTEMIDYGRSAAERGLRVIVAGAGGAAHLPGMLAAVTPLPVIGVPVPLRHLDGMDSLLSIVQMPAGVPVATVSIGGARNAGLLAVRILASGTDDAAARLREKMVAFQEALSEQAHAKGAALRATVAGERRTGFGA; encoded by the coding sequence ATGACCGAGAGCACGCCCACGGTGGGCATCGTGATGGGATCCGACTCCGACTGGCCCGTGATGCAGGAGGCCGCGGCCGCGCTGCGCGAGTTCGGCGTGGCGATCGAGGTCGACGTCGTCTCGGCCCACCGCATGCCCACCGAGATGATCGACTACGGGCGCAGCGCCGCCGAGCGCGGGCTGCGCGTGATCGTCGCGGGCGCCGGGGGAGCCGCGCACCTGCCGGGCATGCTCGCGGCCGTCACACCCCTGCCGGTCATCGGCGTGCCCGTGCCGCTGCGCCACCTCGACGGCATGGACTCGCTCCTGTCGATCGTGCAGATGCCCGCGGGCGTGCCCGTCGCGACCGTCTCGATCGGGGGCGCGCGCAACGCAGGCCTGCTCGCCGTGCGCATCCTCGCCTCGGGCACGGACGACGCCGCAGCGCGCCTGCGCGAGAAGATGGTCGCCTTCCAGGAGGCCCTGAGCGAGCAGGCGCACGCCAAGGGGGCCGCACTGCGCGCCACGGTCGCCGGAGAGCGCCGCACGGGCTTCGGGGCGTAA
- a CDS encoding 5-(carboxyamino)imidazole ribonucleotide synthase — MSAPVIAVVGGGQLARMMAPAAGELGVHLRVLVEAPGTSAAQVVTDAPVGSATDEVAIRDLIAPTDGRAPADVLTFEHEHVPNDLLTDLIEHGTPVRPAPHALVQAQDKIVMRRRLTELGAPCPRWAPLPVDPEQGHATLAGFLAEVGGEAVVKTSRGGYDGKGVRVVTSADEAADWLAAAAAGGPQLLVEEKVPFTRELAVLVARRPSGEVRTWPVVESIQRDGVCAEVIAPAPDLTDAEAREARQVAVAIAEGLDVTGVLAVEMFEVADGAVGAGGPVDALGAAGSADGRPARRVLVNELAMRPHNSGHWTIDGAVTSQFEQHLRAVLDLPLGDTSPTAPWTVMANVLGSSLPALTDALPGVLGAFPDARVNLYGKDVRPGRKLAHVNVSGHDLGEVRRRALGAAALLRGEPLPENHTTDETKA, encoded by the coding sequence GTGTCAGCACCAGTGATCGCCGTTGTCGGAGGCGGGCAGCTCGCCCGCATGATGGCCCCTGCGGCCGGTGAGCTCGGGGTGCACCTACGGGTGCTCGTCGAGGCTCCCGGGACGTCGGCGGCCCAGGTGGTGACCGACGCCCCGGTGGGATCGGCCACCGACGAGGTCGCGATCCGAGACCTCATCGCACCGACGGACGGCAGGGCCCCGGCCGACGTCCTCACGTTCGAGCACGAGCACGTGCCCAACGACCTGCTGACCGACCTCATCGAGCACGGCACCCCCGTGCGGCCCGCGCCGCACGCCCTGGTCCAGGCGCAGGACAAGATCGTGATGCGCCGCCGGCTCACCGAGCTCGGCGCGCCGTGCCCACGCTGGGCCCCGCTGCCCGTCGACCCCGAGCAGGGGCACGCGACGCTCGCCGGCTTCCTCGCCGAGGTCGGCGGCGAGGCTGTGGTCAAGACGTCGCGCGGCGGCTACGACGGCAAGGGCGTGCGCGTCGTGACCTCGGCCGACGAGGCCGCCGACTGGCTCGCCGCCGCGGCAGCGGGCGGCCCACAGCTCCTCGTCGAGGAGAAGGTCCCGTTCACGCGTGAGCTCGCGGTCCTGGTCGCGCGGCGCCCGAGCGGCGAGGTCCGCACGTGGCCCGTCGTCGAGTCGATCCAGCGCGACGGCGTCTGCGCCGAGGTGATCGCCCCCGCCCCCGACCTGACGGACGCCGAGGCCCGCGAGGCGCGCCAGGTGGCCGTCGCGATCGCCGAGGGGCTCGACGTCACCGGCGTCCTCGCGGTCGAGATGTTCGAGGTCGCTGATGGCGCTGTCGGCGCTGGCGGCCCCGTCGACGCCCTGGGCGCCGCCGGCTCGGCGGACGGTCGCCCCGCCCGCCGCGTCCTGGTCAACGAGCTCGCGATGCGCCCGCACAACTCCGGTCACTGGACCATCGACGGCGCGGTCACGAGCCAGTTCGAGCAGCACCTGCGCGCCGTCCTCGACCTGCCGCTCGGCGACACGTCGCCCACGGCCCCGTGGACGGTCATGGCCAACGTGCTCGGGTCGAGCCTGCCCGCCCTCACCGACGCGCTGCCCGGGGTCCTGGGCGCGTTCCCCGACGCGCGCGTCAACCTGTACGGCAAGGACGTGCGCCCGGGCCGCAAGCTCGCCCACGTGAACGTGAGCGGCCACGACCTGGGCGAGGTCCGCCGTCGGGCGCTGGGCGCGGCCGCGCTGCTGCGCGGCGAACCCCTCCCCGAGAACCACACCACCGACGAGACGAAGGCCTGA
- a CDS encoding GtrA family protein: MSSQVDELSLSPVRAPVPVGAAARLASDAARRRTRVVARLAELGRFSFVGTVAFFVDLGLFNLLRFGPWEALSASPLEAKAIAVGVATVVSWLGSRYWTFSDRRTSRHGRELLTFLLVNAAGMAISLGVLAFTTDVLGLTSPLAENVAANGVGLALANVFRYVAYRRVVFTGAGVGPRPLDGAATLAATPVPDPVATGNPSDKA, translated from the coding sequence ATGTCCAGCCAGGTCGACGAGCTCTCGCTCAGCCCCGTCCGGGCGCCCGTACCCGTCGGGGCCGCCGCCCGCCTCGCGTCCGACGCCGCCCGACGTCGGACGCGCGTCGTCGCGCGCCTGGCAGAGCTGGGCCGGTTCAGCTTCGTGGGTACCGTCGCCTTCTTCGTGGATCTCGGGCTGTTCAACCTGCTGCGCTTCGGCCCCTGGGAAGCGTTGAGCGCGAGCCCGCTCGAGGCCAAGGCGATCGCCGTGGGCGTCGCGACGGTCGTGTCGTGGCTCGGCAGCCGCTACTGGACCTTCTCCGACCGCCGCACGAGCCGCCACGGCCGCGAGCTGCTGACCTTCCTGCTGGTCAACGCCGCGGGCATGGCCATCTCGCTCGGCGTGCTCGCGTTCACGACCGACGTCCTCGGGCTGACGTCCCCCCTCGCGGAGAACGTCGCGGCGAACGGGGTCGGTCTCGCACTGGCGAACGTGTTCCGCTACGTCGCCTACCGACGTGTCGTGTTCACGGGCGCGGGGGTCGGGCCCCGTCCGCTCGACGGGGCCGCCACGCTCGCCGCCACCCCTGTCCCTGACCCGGTCGCGACGGGCAACCCTTCCGACAAGGCCTAG
- a CDS encoding ATP-binding protein has product MRRRVLQATVAAVAVAVLLLGFPLAFLGAQFVLANEKAQLQGRVDTLARNIDARLSQNEPIPQSVLDNASEGRPGELPAYVFVNLPDGEHMTAGEVISGRVNEAADRTDQNATVALTTSFADSYWNAAKIVLLVVAASVVAFAAGIAMAVWQANRLSAPLVYLAASAEQLGSGQVRPRLELSGVEEIDLVAAELARSSDRLAGRLAAERQFASDASHQLRTPLTALSMRLEEISMASDDPEIQEEARISLEQVERLVTVVDDLLTQSRRAQGGTTEAVRLIDVVHQQEEEWVPTFAKAGRRLVVDVPDGYQVLATPGALAQVLATLIENSLKHGAGTTTVRARPSGTSGAVAIEVGDEGEGVSDEMASRVFERGATSGAGTGLGLALARDLAAADGGRLELAQRRPPIFALFLAGVPRTLDPRIVLPTGTTISASGARKRRRRRGRDAES; this is encoded by the coding sequence GTGCGTCGACGCGTGCTGCAGGCGACGGTCGCGGCCGTCGCCGTCGCCGTCCTGCTCCTGGGGTTCCCCCTGGCCTTCCTCGGCGCGCAGTTCGTGCTCGCCAACGAGAAGGCCCAGCTCCAGGGACGGGTGGACACGCTCGCCCGGAACATCGACGCCCGGCTCTCGCAGAACGAGCCGATCCCGCAGTCGGTCCTCGACAACGCGTCCGAGGGGCGCCCGGGCGAGCTGCCCGCGTACGTCTTCGTCAACCTGCCCGACGGCGAGCACATGACTGCGGGCGAGGTCATCTCCGGACGGGTCAACGAGGCCGCGGACCGGACGGACCAGAACGCGACCGTGGCCCTGACCACGTCGTTCGCCGACAGCTACTGGAACGCCGCGAAGATCGTCCTGCTCGTCGTCGCGGCCTCGGTCGTCGCCTTCGCGGCAGGCATCGCGATGGCCGTGTGGCAGGCCAACCGGCTGTCGGCGCCGCTGGTGTACCTCGCCGCCTCGGCCGAGCAGCTCGGGTCCGGCCAGGTCCGACCCCGGCTCGAGCTCTCCGGGGTCGAGGAGATCGATCTCGTGGCCGCCGAGCTCGCGCGCAGCTCCGACCGCCTCGCCGGACGTCTGGCCGCCGAGCGCCAGTTCGCCTCCGACGCCTCGCACCAGCTCCGGACGCCCTTGACCGCGCTGAGCATGCGGCTCGAGGAGATCTCGATGGCCTCCGACGACCCGGAGATCCAGGAGGAGGCGCGCATCTCGCTCGAGCAGGTCGAGCGCCTCGTCACGGTCGTCGACGACCTGCTCACGCAGTCGCGTCGCGCACAGGGCGGCACGACCGAGGCCGTCCGCCTGATCGACGTGGTGCACCAGCAGGAGGAGGAGTGGGTCCCCACGTTCGCCAAGGCCGGTCGCCGGCTCGTGGTCGACGTGCCCGACGGCTACCAGGTCCTCGCGACCCCCGGCGCTCTCGCGCAGGTGCTGGCCACCCTCATCGAGAACTCGCTCAAGCACGGTGCGGGCACCACGACCGTGCGTGCCCGACCGAGCGGGACCAGCGGCGCCGTCGCGATCGAGGTCGGTGACGAGGGCGAGGGGGTCTCCGACGAGATGGCCTCGCGCGTCTTCGAGCGCGGCGCGACCTCGGGAGCGGGGACGGGGCTCGGGCTGGCCCTCGCCCGTGACCTCGCCGCGGCCGACGGGGGCCGGCTCGAGCTGGCCCAGCGTCGCCCGCCGATCTTCGCGCTCTTCCTCGCGGGCGTGCCCCGCACGCTCGACCCGCGGATCGTGCTGCCCACCGGGACCACGATCTCGGCGTCCGGGGCGCGCAAGCGGCGACGCAGGCGCGGGCGGGACGCCGAGAGCTAG
- a CDS encoding response regulator transcription factor, whose translation MTHVLLAEDDPAIAEPLARALTREGYNVVVQGTGQGAIDAANGVDIVVLDLGLPDMDGLDVAREIRNKGLTTPVLVLTARADEVDLVVGLDAGADDYVTKPFRLAELLARVRALLRRTHGDTTDEEELVAQDVRIDVSAHRAFQGERELHLTTKEFELLRVLIASAGSVVVRDTLMRDVWGSEPVGSTKTLDMHVSWLRRKLGDDANSPRYVSTVRGLGFRFETGEG comes from the coding sequence ATGACCCACGTACTGCTAGCGGAGGACGACCCGGCGATTGCCGAACCTTTGGCGCGTGCGCTGACGCGTGAGGGTTACAACGTGGTCGTGCAAGGAACTGGTCAAGGAGCGATCGACGCCGCGAACGGCGTCGACATCGTCGTCCTCGACCTGGGCCTCCCGGACATGGACGGCCTGGACGTCGCACGTGAGATCCGCAACAAGGGTCTGACGACGCCGGTCCTGGTCCTGACGGCACGTGCCGACGAGGTCGACCTCGTGGTCGGCCTCGACGCCGGCGCCGACGACTACGTGACCAAGCCCTTCCGCCTGGCCGAGCTCCTCGCCCGCGTGCGGGCGCTCCTGCGACGCACCCACGGCGACACCACGGACGAGGAGGAGCTGGTCGCGCAGGACGTCCGCATCGACGTCTCCGCCCACCGCGCCTTCCAGGGCGAGCGCGAGCTGCACCTGACCACCAAGGAGTTCGAGCTCCTGCGCGTGCTCATCGCGAGCGCGGGATCCGTCGTCGTGCGTGACACCCTCATGCGCGACGTGTGGGGCTCGGAGCCCGTGGGCTCCACCAAGACGCTGGACATGCACGTGTCCTGGCTGCGCCGCAAGCTCGGCGACGACGCCAACTCGCCGCGCTACGTCTCGACGGTCCGGGGCCTCGGCTTCCGGTTCGAGACCGGCGAGGGCTGA
- a CDS encoding sensor histidine kinase codes for MGWYENMGKWWERHRFGVDMTTTLVVALAFVPAAWALGTSATGGSTLSTLFTIGMIAPLPWRRVRPVASAITVYSVALLHLLFGIVFLPADFLLLISLFSVTVYGPRWAHRTAMISSAAGSLVLGLSLAMQASGPGEAAGVLVFTTMFTTMMFLAVWAFGLVRRSRRETINALVDRAERLEVERDQQAQIATAAERSRIAREMHDIVAHSLSVIIAQADGGRYAGATDPAAATRALTTVSETGRAALADMRRLLGVLRTDDRDAVAGPAQLTHAPGLNNRPRPLPPGGPASAVAPTGSPRTDPTPVTGATRRIELNPQPDSADLETLVAQVRESGMRVSLVRMGTPRALPPGAGLTVYRVCQEALTNILKHAGPDPTVTVVVTWGVDTLQLAVDDDGRGASADGSHSPGYGLLGMRERAVIFGGSVTTGPRPGGGFRVRFTMPIPRLDGVAPLLPSAPGPQSPPHGPTAGPAAGPAAGRSAGPAPVPPPPDHLSGRMDPRGTRPAPAPAPAPAPDDRQDP; via the coding sequence ATGGGCTGGTACGAGAACATGGGCAAGTGGTGGGAGCGGCACCGGTTCGGTGTCGACATGACCACGACGCTCGTCGTCGCGCTCGCCTTCGTGCCTGCGGCCTGGGCGCTCGGGACGTCCGCCACGGGCGGTTCGACGCTCTCGACCCTCTTCACGATCGGCATGATCGCCCCGCTGCCGTGGCGCCGGGTCCGCCCCGTGGCGTCGGCCATCACGGTCTACTCGGTCGCGCTGCTCCACCTGCTGTTCGGGATCGTCTTCCTCCCGGCCGACTTCCTCCTGCTGATCTCCCTCTTCTCCGTCACGGTCTACGGCCCCCGGTGGGCGCACCGCACCGCGATGATCTCCTCGGCCGCCGGTTCCCTGGTGCTCGGGCTCTCGCTCGCCATGCAGGCGAGCGGCCCGGGCGAGGCGGCCGGGGTCCTCGTGTTCACCACGATGTTCACGACCATGATGTTCCTCGCGGTCTGGGCGTTCGGGCTGGTCCGCCGTTCGCGGCGCGAGACCATCAACGCGTTGGTCGACCGCGCCGAGCGCCTCGAGGTCGAGCGCGACCAGCAGGCGCAGATCGCGACGGCCGCCGAACGTTCGCGCATCGCCCGCGAGATGCACGACATCGTCGCCCACTCGCTGTCCGTCATCATCGCCCAGGCCGACGGTGGACGTTACGCCGGTGCCACGGACCCGGCCGCGGCCACGCGCGCACTGACGACGGTCTCGGAGACAGGTCGTGCCGCGCTGGCCGACATGCGCCGGCTCCTCGGGGTCCTGCGCACGGACGACCGCGACGCCGTCGCCGGGCCTGCCCAGCTCACGCACGCCCCCGGCCTCAACAACCGTCCCCGGCCCCTCCCCCCAGGAGGTCCCGCGAGCGCCGTCGCGCCCACCGGCTCCCCCCGCACGGACCCCACCCCCGTCACGGGCGCGACCCGCCGCATCGAGCTCAACCCGCAGCCCGACTCGGCCGACCTGGAGACCCTCGTCGCCCAGGTGCGCGAGAGCGGCATGCGGGTCTCGCTCGTCCGCATGGGCACGCCGCGCGCCCTGCCTCCGGGGGCGGGGCTGACCGTGTACCGGGTCTGCCAGGAGGCGCTGACCAACATCCTCAAGCACGCAGGCCCGGACCCGACCGTCACGGTGGTCGTGACCTGGGGCGTCGACACGCTCCAGCTCGCGGTCGACGACGACGGGAGGGGCGCCTCCGCGGACGGCTCGCACTCGCCCGGCTACGGTCTGCTCGGCATGCGCGAGCGCGCCGTGATCTTCGGCGGCTCCGTGACGACGGGCCCCCGCCCCGGGGGCGGCTTCCGCGTCCGGTTCACCATGCCCATCCCCCGGCTCGACGGCGTCGCTCCCCTCCTCCCGTCGGCTCCCGGTCCGCAGTCGCCACCGCACGGCCCGACGGCGGGTCCGGCGGCCGGTCCGGCGGCGGGTCGGTCGGCGGGTCCTGCCCCCGTGCCACCCCCGCCGGACCACCTGTCGGGCAGGATGGACCCTCGCGGCACCCGGCCCGCACCCGCACCCGCACCCGCACCCGCACCCGACGATCGTCAGGACCCATGA
- a CDS encoding response regulator yields the protein MTSTFFASDPPERAPIRVALVDDQQLVRAGFRMVIDSQPDLQVTVEAGDGLQALRLLADHPVDVVLMDVRMPHLDGLAATAQLTAAAAEGQHVPRVIVLTTFDLDEYVLEAIRSGASGFLLKDAPPEEMLAAIRTVHSGDAVIAPSSTRRLLEHLVVALPAEQLVDTGAQQQVSSLTEREREVLVLMAKGRSNTEIAGDLFVAEATVKTHVGRILAKLEARDRVQAVVTAYETGLVRPGA from the coding sequence ATGACCTCCACCTTCTTCGCCTCCGACCCGCCCGAGCGCGCCCCGATCCGGGTCGCGCTCGTCGACGACCAGCAGCTCGTGCGGGCCGGCTTCCGGATGGTGATCGACTCGCAGCCCGACCTCCAGGTCACGGTCGAGGCCGGTGACGGGCTCCAGGCGCTCCGGCTGCTCGCGGACCACCCCGTCGACGTCGTGCTCATGGACGTGCGCATGCCCCACCTCGACGGGCTCGCCGCGACGGCGCAGCTCACGGCCGCGGCCGCCGAGGGGCAGCACGTGCCGCGCGTCATCGTGCTCACGACGTTCGACCTCGACGAGTACGTCCTCGAGGCGATCCGCTCCGGGGCCAGCGGCTTCCTCCTCAAGGACGCTCCCCCCGAGGAGATGCTCGCGGCGATCCGCACCGTGCACTCGGGGGACGCGGTGATCGCCCCGTCCTCGACCCGCCGGCTCCTCGAGCACCTGGTCGTGGCCCTGCCCGCCGAGCAGCTCGTCGACACGGGCGCCCAGCAGCAGGTCTCCTCGCTCACCGAGCGCGAGCGCGAGGTGCTCGTTCTCATGGCGAAGGGCCGGTCGAACACCGAGATCGCGGGCGACCTGTTCGTCGCCGAGGCCACGGTCAAGACCCACGTCGGGCGCATCCTCGCCAAGCTCGAGGCGCGCGACCGCGTACAGGCCGTGGTGACGGCCTACGAGACCGGGCTGGTGCGCCCGGGCGCGTGA
- a CDS encoding ABC transporter ATP-binding protein has translation MDTTVYQPIPGTAASPGTPAVRARSLTKLYGKGEATVRALDGVDVDFEKGAFTAIMGPSGSGKSTLMHLLAGLDTASSGQGFIGDTEITALGDNELTRLRRDRVGFVFQSFNLLPMFTAEQNITLPIELASGTVDKEWLATLVQTLGLGARLTHRPSELSGGQQQRVAIARALIAKPEVVFADEPTGNLDSRSGAEVLSFLRRSVRELGRTIIMVTHDPTAAAYADRVILIADGRIAGDIDDPTPESVLAGLDALRTLEGDPADALAGGSTGSTAVRA, from the coding sequence GTGGACACCACCGTGTACCAGCCCATCCCCGGCACCGCCGCCTCACCGGGCACCCCCGCGGTGCGCGCCCGGTCCCTGACCAAGCTGTACGGCAAGGGCGAGGCGACCGTGCGCGCGCTCGACGGCGTCGACGTGGACTTCGAGAAGGGCGCGTTCACCGCGATCATGGGCCCCTCGGGCTCGGGAAAGTCCACGCTCATGCACCTGCTCGCCGGGCTCGACACCGCCTCGAGCGGCCAGGGCTTCATCGGCGACACCGAGATCACCGCGCTCGGTGACAACGAGCTGACCAGGCTGCGCCGCGACCGCGTCGGCTTCGTCTTCCAGTCGTTCAACCTGCTGCCCATGTTCACGGCCGAGCAGAACATCACGCTCCCGATCGAGCTCGCCTCGGGGACGGTCGACAAGGAGTGGCTCGCGACGCTCGTCCAGACCCTCGGCCTGGGCGCTCGCCTCACCCACCGCCCCAGCGAGCTCTCGGGCGGGCAGCAGCAGCGCGTCGCGATCGCCCGCGCCCTCATCGCCAAGCCCGAGGTCGTGTTCGCCGACGAGCCCACCGGAAACCTGGACTCGCGCTCCGGCGCCGAGGTCCTGAGCTTCCTGCGCCGCTCGGTCCGCGAGCTCGGGCGCACCATCATCATGGTCACGCACGACCCGACGGCTGCCGCGTACGCCGACCGCGTCATCCTCATCGCGGACGGCCGCATCGCGGGCGACATCGACGACCCGACGCCCGAGTCCGTCCTCGCCGGCCTCGACGCGCTGCGCACGCTCGAGGGCGACCCCGCCGACGCGCTCGCGGGCGGCTCGACCGGTTCGACGGCGGTGCGCGCCTGA